A genomic region of Gossypium hirsutum isolate 1008001.06 chromosome D01, Gossypium_hirsutum_v2.1, whole genome shotgun sequence contains the following coding sequences:
- the LOC107917185 gene encoding TIR-only protein: MHMQRYSSAAMKMMNFHRNFLALQTPTNPLVTNKACDVFINHRGIDTKRTIATLLYDHLSRLNLQPFLDNKNMKPGDKLFDNIDNAIKNCKVGITVFSPNYCKSYFCLHELALIMESKKKVIPIFCDIKPSQLALVNNGTVPDKDLERFKLAIEEAKNTVGLTFDSLKGNWSDVVTSASEIVIESLIEMKSEEI, from the exons ATGCATATGCAACGTTATTCATCAGCAGCCATGAAAATGATGAACTTCCATCGCAACTTTCTTGCCCTCCAAACACCAACGAATCCCCTTGTGACAAATAAAGCTTGCGATGTTTTCATTAACCATAGGGGCATTGACACCAAGCGGACTATAGCCACCTTGCTTTACGATCACCTTTCTCGGTTAAACCTTCAACCTTTCTTGGATAACAAGAATATGAAACCCGGCGAtaagttgttcgacaacatcgATAACGCGATAAAGAATTGCAAGGTCGGCATCACGGTTTTCTCGCCGAATTACTGTAAGTCCTATTTTTGCCTCCATGAATTGGCTCTTATCATGGAGTCGAAGAAGAAGGTAATCCCGATCTTTTGCGACATTAAGCCTTCGCAACTTGCTCTTGTCAACAATGGAACTGTCCCGGACAAAGACTTGGAGAGGTTCAAATTGGCTATTGAGGAAGCGAAAAATACGGTCGGGCTCACGTTCGACTCGTTAAAAGG GAATTGGTCCGATGTAGTGACGAGTGCTTCCGAGATTGTG